Sequence from the Segatella copri genome:
GGCCTGGCGTATATGTTATCGGTGACAAGATAGTCTATATCGAGAACAGCGATGGTAACACGAATGTGCGTTTTCATCAGGCAGACACCCATAAGAGATTCTTCGCTCTTCTGGAATCCCAGAACATCCGTGTAAATCGCTTCAGGGCAGACTGCGGTTCCTGCTCGAAGGAAATCGTCAGTGAGATAGAGAAGCATTGCAAACATTTCTACATCCGTGCCAACCGATGCAGTTCGCTCTACAATGACATCTTTGCTCTGAGAGGATGGAAGACGGAGGAGATTAACGGCATCCAGTTCGAACTCAATTCCATTCTCGTTGAGAAATGGGAAGGCAAGTGCTATCGTCTTGTCATCCAGAGACAAAGACGCAACAGTGGCGACCTTGACCTGTGGGAAGGCGAATACACTTACCGTTGTATTCTGACCAACGATTACAAGTCATCGACAAGGGACATTGTTGAATTCTACAATCTGCGTGGCGGCAAGGAACGTATCTTTGACGACATGAACAACGGATTCGGTTGGAGCAGGCTCCCCAAGTCATTCATGGCGGAGAATACTGTCTTTCTTCTGCTTACTGCATTGATACACAATTTCTACAAGACCATCATGAGCAGGCTTGACACCAAGGCTTTTGGGCTCAAGAAAACGAGTCGCATAAAGGCTTTTGTCTTCAGATTCATCTCCGTACCTGCCAAGTGGATCATGACTGCAAGGCAATACGTGCTGAATATCTACACAGAGAACCGAGCTTATGCAAAACCCTTCAAAACAGAATTCGGATAAGAATCCTTTCTTTCCGGTTTGAATCTGCGTATTACCTCAAGTCGCATCGTGGGGTAAGGGGATGGTGGCTACATATTGATGTTGTGCTGTTGCTTTTTACTGAAAGCTGCTACTAACGACTCATAAATCTACCCTTAATCGTGTATTGGATGATAGTTGCGGATTTTAGGATCTTTAAAACAGTCTGTCTCATACGGAAAATCAAATAGTGACACAACATGCCTATCTGCCAGGAAATCATGTGGGAATGTTCCTAACAGAATATTACTTATATACCATCTTGCAGGAGTTATAAGCGTAACATATTCTGGACTTATCAAAGTTGCAACCTGAATGAATTTATGAAAAATCGGAGGTTGACGATTTTGATTAGCATGATTACTTGACAAGTTATAAGGAGGGTTTCCTACTATTGCATTAAACTTCATATTTCTATTATTATTTGCTTTCCAAAATTCTTTGCCATTCTTTACATCTTCCACAAAATGCTGTGGATTGTTCTTTAGAGTCTCAATGATGTCTGCATTGTTATTACGTACGTCTGTGTAACACTTTGCATTGACTTTAATATTAGAGAAACCGACAAGTGTGCGATTGGTAATTCTTTCAGCCATCTTGGTTTTACAAACCACAAAGATGTTCTTCTCTATCACTTTTTTCCATACGTCAGCCTTTTCTTCATTAGTCAACTCGGGACCAAAACCTTGTTGGTTTTTACATTGAAGACGATACAACGTATAAGCCATATATAATGGATATAGGCCGGTCTTTGAATTGAGTTCTAGAATATTCGGCGCTGGCGTAAAGAACACACGCTTTGTTACTTCTCTGTCTTCACCCACAAACCGAGGTTCAGACAAGAGATCTTCATCTCCATGTTTCTCTCCAAAGAAGTCATAACCACCCACAGTATCACTCAGGTGCATATTGACTACTCGCCAAGGAGTAAGAACAGTTTCCTTGTCAGGATAGCGGAATTCAGAGATGATGTCTGCTATTCCGTTAACACGCTCATCTACAGGCTTACCTTCTAAAGCATTGACCTTTTCATAGATAGATTCAGCCCATGCTATGAAGCGTTCGTTCTTTATAATATGTGCGACCTTGATAAAGTCTGCTTTGGTTAATCCTTTAGGCATAAACTCCTCCCACGATTTTTCGTCGATATCCTTGACAAACTTATCAATGGTAAAAGAATCACTCAGTTTGTCTATAGCTCCATAAATGAGCATAGGGAAACGAATGATAATTTTTTCGAGTATCTCATATGCCTGATCGCCCTTAGTCTTATTCTTCTTGCCAATTTTAGGTTCTTTAGGTTCCTTAATTGTCCCCGAAGATGAAGAGCTTGTTGTGGCACCTTCGCCAGTAACTCCTTCGCTGTTAACCTTTACCTTTCCTCTGCCTTTTTTACCAGATGAAGACACAGACATTTTTGCATCTATATTTTTCAACAATTCGAACACATCATTACTAATATTATCTAAATTGTCGAATAGTTTACGAGTATGTCCTCTCATAATCTCTTCCGAATAGGCACGATTGACCTGCTTCATAAAATTACGAGTATCAAAATTGACTGTCTTGCTTCCATCAATACTAATGAATGAACAAAATTTCAGAAAACGTTCAGTCTCTTGAGCTTTCTTCTGACCAAAATTCTTGCTACCACTACCACGACTTATTTCGGTCAGATAATTATCAATAACCGTCAATGTGCGATCTGGAGCAAAATCGAAAGCATAGCATTCACGCTTTGTCTTTCCCTTGAATGGGGTCTGACAACGGAAGATGGTCTGAAGATAACGAGCAGCCTTCGTCTCATATGAACCTGACAGCATCAAGACGGCCGTCCATTCAGGCACACTGACACCTGTCGTACATCTGCCACAAGTCAGAGTAATTGTTTTCTCATGAGTTCTGATGGCATTTTGCACTTTAGCCAAAGCTTCAGTTTCCTTCTTATCACGTGTAGCGTTATCTTCGTTTTCACGCTCAATATCACTATCACCCTTGCCAGCAATGTTTACTATTTCATAGTCACGGAAGTAGTTATCCTCCTTATCTTCACGCAATATAGCGCTCAGACAACGAGCCGCATCTACACCAGGAATAGACCACAGTGTATGTTGAAAATAATCACGATACTCGCTTGTTGCAAAAGGATAATTGAGTTCTTTATTCTCACCATCCTTAGTCATCAGTTTGAGAAAAGCACGTACATCATCTTCATGCACGAATTTATCCGTATCAGCGTCTACACGAAAAAACTCTGTAAAGTTGAAATAGTCATTTTCGTCATGACTATAATTAGTCATCACTTCACCAAGATTGTAAGTACATATATTCAAGCGAGCCAATCCCTCGTAAGGATTCTTCTCGTCAGGATGCTCCTTGGTCCAACGTTCCTTGGCATCCTGCTCCATATTGTAATCCCATCGGTAGATTTCCTTCTCTTTGAAAAGCTTTAGAATATTATATGGCGTACCTGAGAGATACAGGCTCTTCATCTGTTTGTTCTTCTGGAACTCTGCAACTACAGCCTTTCCGTGTTCTGTACGAATACCCTCATGAGCCTCATCGATGATAAGCAAATCCCATTTCTCCTTGAAAAGTTCGTTGTTCTTGTCAAACTTACTTTTCTTGTTTACAGTCTTTGAGCCACGGATATCCTGAATAGATGCAAAATAAATATATTTATAGTCTGGATCATGCTCAGTATATTGTTTCAGCACCTCCAAACCACCTGCAATCTTTTGTCCATCCACAAGAAGTTTATTCTTTACACGAGTTACATAGTGGAATCCTGGCAACTGCAACAAATTGAAGCCTTTGAACCAACCATCACGAACCGCCGGACGATGGGTAAGTATCAATACACGATTAAAAGGCTTACGCTTGACAACTTCCAAGGCACACAGTGTCTTACCAAAACGCATTTTGGCATCCCACAGCATTTTGGAACCAT
This genomic interval carries:
- a CDS encoding IS1380-like element IS612 family transposase; translated protein: MAKIQIKSEKLTPFGGIFSIMEKFDSMLSPVIDSTLGQRCSSIFGYQFSEIVRSLMSVYFCGGSCVEDVTSQLMRHLSYHPTLRTCSSDTILRAIKELTQENISYTSDQGKTYDFNTADKLNTLLINALVSTGELKEIEEYDVDFDHQFLETEKYDAKPTYKKFLGYRPGVYVIGDKIVYIENSDGNTNVRFHQADTHKRFFALLESQNIRVNRFRADCGSCSKEIVSEIEKHCKHFYIRANRCSSLYNDIFALRGWKTEEINGIQFELNSILVEKWEGKCYRLVIQRQRRNSGDLDLWEGEYTYRCILTNDYKSSTRDIVEFYNLRGGKERIFDDMNNGFGWSRLPKSFMAENTVFLLLTALIHNFYKTIMSRLDTKAFGLKKTSRIKAFVFRFISVPAKWIMTARQYVLNIYTENRAYAKPFKTEFG
- a CDS encoding Eco57I restriction-modification methylase domain-containing protein — encoded protein: MAKHKPTYDYTLIYAFSIDDGRHDNMLKVGKATINYFKKWQDLTPDCELLIKAAKARITQETGTAAIEYKLEYTELAIYEADGEEFGFDDHDVHDVLENSGYHAVEFANLEYNPKEWYPVTTELVIKAINAVKHNQSLLERKDWKTASAREKKTEIVLREEQKLAVTKTLTQFLHGSKMLWDAKMRFGKTLCALEVVKRKPFNRVLILTHRPAVRDGWFKGFNLLQLPGFHYVTRVKNKLLVDGQKIAGGLEVLKQYTEHDPDYKYIYFASIQDIRGSKTVNKKSKFDKNNELFKEKWDLLIIDEAHEGIRTEHGKAVVAEFQKNKQMKSLYLSGTPYNILKLFKEKEIYRWDYNMEQDAKERWTKEHPDEKNPYEGLARLNICTYNLGEVMTNYSHDENDYFNFTEFFRVDADTDKFVHEDDVRAFLKLMTKDGENKELNYPFATSEYRDYFQHTLWSIPGVDAARCLSAILREDKEDNYFRDYEIVNIAGKGDSDIERENEDNATRDKKETEALAKVQNAIRTHEKTITLTCGRCTTGVSVPEWTAVLMLSGSYETKAARYLQTIFRCQTPFKGKTKRECYAFDFAPDRTLTVIDNYLTEISRGSGSKNFGQKKAQETERFLKFCSFISIDGSKTVNFDTRNFMKQVNRAYSEEIMRGHTRKLFDNLDNISNDVFELLKNIDAKMSVSSSGKKGRGKVKVNSEGVTGEGATTSSSSSGTIKEPKEPKIGKKNKTKGDQAYEILEKIIIRFPMLIYGAIDKLSDSFTIDKFVKDIDEKSWEEFMPKGLTKADFIKVAHIIKNERFIAWAESIYEKVNALEGKPVDERVNGIADIISEFRYPDKETVLTPWRVVNMHLSDTVGGYDFFGEKHGDEDLLSEPRFVGEDREVTKRVFFTPAPNILELNSKTGLYPLYMAYTLYRLQCKNQQGFGPELTNEEKADVWKKVIEKNIFVVCKTKMAERITNRTLVGFSNIKVNAKCYTDVRNNNADIIETLKNNPQHFVEDVKNGKEFWKANNNRNMKFNAIVGNPPYNLSSNHANQNRQPPIFHKFIQVATLISPEYVTLITPARWYISNILLGTFPHDFLADRHVVSLFDFPYETDCFKDPKIRNYHPIHD